From a region of the Aptenodytes patagonicus unplaced genomic scaffold, bAptPat1.pri.cur scaffold_643, whole genome shotgun sequence genome:
- the LOC143174050 gene encoding lipase member M-like encodes MWLLLVALCLAQGLGNAIPCAGVSHDNPEQFMNISQKIRFHGYPSEEYDVLTEDGYFLSLNRIPHGKGDAGHSGARSPVLIVHGFSLDGGDWVDNLPNSSLGFILADTGYDVWIGNSRGNSWSRRHLNLSVDQEEFWDFSFHEMAIYDLPAMVGFILRQTRQEKLFYVGHAQGNSLGFIAFSSMPHLAEKIKLFFALAPLYTFHHVKGPILKIAFLPDAVLKAIFGTKQLTLVGRTERATLAKTCSNLLTAEVCENEIFLIGGYNKKNLNVSRLDVYLAHFPDYTSVKTLLHWGQTAKTGEFKQFDYGKKNQEKYNQATPPVYRIEDMTVPTALWSGGEDWVNPPLETKRLLPRITNLVRHEHFPDWNHFDHHWGWDAPQRMYRQMVTLMEQNP; translated from the exons AGTGAGCCATGACAATCCCGAGCAGTTCATGAACATC AGCCAGAAGATCCGTTTCCACGGGTATCCCAGCGAGGAGTACGATGTGCTGACAGAGGACGGCTACTTCCTCAGCCTCAACCGGATTCCCCATGGCAAGGGGGATGCTGGGCACTCAG GAGCCAGGTCACCTGTGTTGATAGTGCATGGGTTCAGTTTAGATGGTGGTGACTGGGTGGACAACCTCCCCAACAGCAGCCTGGGCTTCATCCTCGCAGACACAGGGTACGACGTCTGGATTGGAAACAGCCGGGGGAACAGCTGGTCCCGACGGCACCTGAACCTTTCTGTCGACCAAGAGGAGTTTTGGGATTTCAG CTTCCACGAGATGGCCATATATGACCTCCCCGCCATGGTGGGCTTCATCCTAAGGCAAACCAGGCAGGAGAAACTGTTCTACGTTGGCCATGCTCAAGGCAACTCTCTGG GTTTCATAGCGTTTTCAAGCATGCCACACCTGGCTGAGAAAATCAAACTCTTCTTTGCACTGGCTCCTCTCTACACCTTTCATCACGTCAAAGGCCCCATCTTAAAGATAGCGTTTTTACCAGATGCGGTACTGAAG GCAATATTTGGAACAAAACAACTGACTCTGGTGGGGAGGACGGAGAGAGCCACCCTTGCCAAGACGTGCAGCAACCTGCTAACAGCTGAAGTCTGTGAAAACGAGATCTTCCTTATTGGCGGGTACAACAAGAAGAACTTGAATGTG AGCCGACTGGATGTATACCTAGCTCATTTTCCAGACTATACATCAGTAAAAACTCTTCTCCACTGGGGACAG aCTGCCAAAACTGGGGAGTTCAAGCAGTTTGACTATGGGAAGAAGAACCAGGAGAAGTACAACCAG GCCACTCCCCCCGTGTACAGGATAGAAGACATGACAGTGCCGACCGCCCTGTGGAGTGGTGGGGAGGACTGGGTGAATCCCCCTCTGGAGACCAAGCGCTTGCTCCCCCGCATCACCAACCTCGTTCGTCATGAGCACTTCCCCGACTGGAACCATTTTGACCACCACTGGGGTTGGGACGCCCCTCAGCGCATGTACAGGCAGATGGTCACTCTGATGGAGCAAAATCCATGA